In Solanum pennellii chromosome 7, SPENNV200, the following are encoded in one genomic region:
- the LOC107025681 gene encoding putative glycine-rich cell wall structural protein 1 — MSSRLIFLFVVCVLVQATYARKLLQFPSMDIPGIGGLDKIMGGIVGGGGGGGGGGGGGENGGSGGGMGGGYGNGSGSDGGGGGGGGGGGGGGGKNGAYGWGIGGGSGRGSDSEGGGSGGGGGGGGGGGGGEDGESGWGIGGGSGNGSGSDGGSGGGGGGGGGGGENGGSGFGIGAGEGHGVMAAIDPVEV; from the coding sequence ATGAGTAGCaggttgatttttttgtttgttgtgTGTGTTCTCGTGCAAGCGACATATGCAAGGAAGCTTCTTCAGTTTCCATCAATGGACATCCCCGGCATTGGCGGACTTGACAAAATTATGGGAGGTATTGTAGGCGGCGGTGGTGGTGGAGGTGGAGGCGGAGGAGGAGGAGAGAATGGTGGATCTGGTGGAGGGATGGGAGGTGGCTATGGTAATGGATCAGGTAGCGATGGAGGCGGTGGAGGCGGAGGCGGTGGCGGTGGCGGAGGAGGCGGTAAGAATGGTGCATATGGTTGGGGAATCGGAGGTGGCTCTGGTAGAGGATCAGACAGCGAAGGAGGCGGCAGTGGTGGTGGTGgcggaggaggaggaggaggtggAGGAGGTGAAGATGGTGAATCTGGCTGGGGAATAGGAGGTGGCTCTGGTAATGGATCAGGTAGCGATGGAGGCAGCGGAGGTGGCGGTGGCGGCGGCGGCGGAGGAGGTGAAAATGGCGGTAGTGGTTTTGGTATCGGAGCAGGTGAAGGTCATGGAGTTATGGCGGCAATTGATCCAGTTGAAGTTTAA